Proteins encoded by one window of Salicibibacter halophilus:
- the hisF gene encoding imidazole glycerol phosphate synthase subunit HisF — MLTKRLVPCLDVKEGRVVKGVQFVELKDAGDPVELADYYDREGADELVFLDISASHEGRKTMVDVVREVAGKLAIPFTVGGGINSVDDMRQILRAGADKVSLNTAAVKNSGLIAEGADFFGSQCIVVAIDAKWDDQLQSWRVYTHGGRNETDLEVTDWAKEVVRKGAGEILLTSMDQDGAKTGYDLALTRAVNEAVTVPVIASGGAGSLQDFSDVFLEAGADATLAASVFHYKETAVSEVKDELRKQGVNVR, encoded by the coding sequence ATGCTAACAAAACGGCTCGTTCCTTGTTTGGATGTAAAAGAAGGCCGCGTTGTTAAAGGCGTCCAATTTGTAGAGCTAAAAGATGCGGGAGACCCGGTGGAGCTGGCAGACTACTACGACCGGGAAGGAGCGGACGAGCTCGTGTTCCTGGATATATCGGCATCTCATGAAGGACGGAAAACGATGGTGGATGTTGTGCGGGAAGTGGCAGGAAAACTCGCGATCCCGTTTACGGTCGGCGGCGGCATCAATAGCGTCGATGACATGCGGCAAATCTTGCGTGCCGGTGCGGATAAAGTATCGCTAAATACGGCAGCCGTTAAAAATTCGGGCTTGATCGCGGAAGGGGCGGACTTTTTCGGCTCCCAATGCATCGTCGTCGCCATTGATGCCAAATGGGACGATCAATTGCAATCTTGGCGTGTGTATACCCATGGTGGCCGCAACGAGACGGATTTGGAAGTGACCGATTGGGCGAAAGAAGTCGTACGCAAAGGCGCGGGAGAAATTTTGCTCACGAGCATGGACCAGGATGGCGCAAAAACAGGGTATGATTTGGCGCTCACACGCGCGGTAAACGAAGCTGTGACCGTTCCGGTGATCGCTTCCGGAGGCGCGGGATCGCTGCAGGATTTTTCCGATGTGTTTCTGGAGGCCGGTGCGGACGCAACCTTGGCGGCCTCCGTTTTCCATTACAAGGAAACGGCTGTTTCGGAAGTTAAAGATGAGCTGAGAAAACAGGGGGTGAATGTGCGGTGA
- the hisIE gene encoding bifunctional phosphoribosyl-AMP cyclohydrolase/phosphoribosyl-ATP diphosphatase HisIE, whose protein sequence is MNVDDVVFDGEGLVPAVVQDANSKEVLTVAYMNRESLKKTIDTKETWFYSRSRQSLWHKGETSGNVQQVSDIRFDCDRDALLVLVHPRGPACHRGTYSCFTESLYHGEAKQKTEGFEILRTLAATIAERNHERPEGAYTTYLFEEGVDKILKKLGEEASEIIIAAKNRDREELSWESADFIYHLVVLLEEQQLPLDRVMDTLRERHGK, encoded by the coding sequence GTGAATGTGGATGATGTTGTTTTTGATGGCGAAGGATTGGTGCCGGCAGTCGTACAGGATGCCAATAGCAAAGAAGTATTGACGGTAGCATATATGAACCGGGAATCGCTAAAGAAAACAATCGATACGAAGGAAACCTGGTTTTACAGCCGTTCGCGCCAGTCCCTCTGGCATAAAGGAGAAACGTCCGGAAATGTGCAGCAAGTGAGCGATATTCGTTTTGATTGCGATCGCGATGCTTTGCTCGTTCTTGTACACCCGCGAGGTCCGGCCTGCCACAGGGGAACGTACAGCTGCTTTACAGAGAGTCTTTACCACGGGGAAGCGAAGCAGAAAACAGAGGGTTTCGAGATTTTGCGAACGTTGGCCGCGACGATTGCAGAAAGAAATCACGAACGCCCGGAGGGGGCTTACACCACTTACTTATTTGAAGAAGGGGTGGATAAAATATTAAAAAAGCTCGGCGAAGAAGCTTCCGAAATTATTATAGCGGCGAAAAATCGTGACCGGGAAGAATTATCATGGGAGAGTGCCGATTTTATATATCATCTCGTGGTGTTGCTTGAGGAACAGCAATTGCCCCTTGACCGCGTGATGGATACGTTAAGGGAACGGCACGGGAAGTAA
- a CDS encoding tetratricopeptide repeat protein, producing the protein MGQLIPFLQNPEYFFDRGITFYKNKEWNRSIRYLKRAIELRPLEGVFHCQLAAVLSDMGEHERSNETLLHVLDHIDGNMHDCYYFLANNYAFLGLFDKAKEAALQYLSSSPEGEFAEDTKELLELVKLDGDEAFFEDEYKEELPFPDDFILQYERAGRFINDGNYEKAERLLEGLMMDYPAHYASYNQYARTLHLQGHSDEAMNCLRSLLKEVMYVPALCQLTLLLEDQHKEREAEHWKKKLRQLAPLNKGHMHKLAATLCRLGEYEQALASFHFLRKHSMPETTGAFFYRYGVAAFHCGYNEKSKKAWKLARDHGHDKAATLLQTWQTRALKRDEVQCEHLHDLSFGLD; encoded by the coding sequence ATGGGGCAACTGATCCCTTTTCTTCAAAACCCGGAGTATTTTTTTGACCGGGGAATTACGTTTTATAAAAATAAAGAGTGGAACCGCTCGATCCGTTATTTAAAACGAGCGATTGAATTAAGGCCCCTGGAAGGGGTTTTTCATTGTCAACTAGCAGCTGTATTGTCCGATATGGGCGAGCATGAACGTTCCAATGAGACCCTTTTGCACGTCTTGGATCATATTGATGGCAACATGCATGATTGTTATTATTTCCTTGCCAACAATTATGCGTTTCTCGGACTTTTTGATAAAGCAAAGGAAGCGGCGCTTCAATATTTGTCCTCCTCGCCTGAGGGGGAGTTCGCGGAAGATACGAAAGAGCTGCTTGAGTTGGTAAAACTTGATGGGGATGAAGCCTTTTTTGAGGATGAATATAAAGAAGAGCTTCCATTTCCCGATGACTTTATTTTACAGTATGAGCGTGCCGGGCGCTTCATCAACGATGGAAATTATGAAAAAGCAGAGCGTTTGCTCGAAGGATTAATGATGGATTATCCCGCCCATTATGCTTCCTACAATCAATATGCGAGAACGCTTCACCTGCAAGGACACAGCGACGAGGCGATGAATTGCCTGCGTTCCTTGTTAAAAGAGGTGATGTATGTGCCTGCGCTCTGCCAGTTAACATTATTGCTTGAAGATCAGCATAAAGAACGGGAAGCCGAACATTGGAAAAAGAAACTTAGACAATTGGCGCCATTGAATAAAGGGCATATGCATAAGTTGGCAGCAACGCTTTGCCGGCTCGGCGAATATGAGCAGGCGCTTGCATCCTTCCACTTTTTACGAAAACACAGCATGCCCGAAACAACAGGGGCATTTTTTTATCGTTATGGCGTGGCGGCTTTTCATTGTGGCTACAACGAAAAAAGTAAAAAAGCGTGGAAGCTCGCGCGTGATCACGGGCACGATAAAGCAGCAACGCTTTTGCAGACATGGCAGACACGGGCTCTGAAAAGGGACGAAGTACAGTGTGAACATCTGCACGATTTATCTTTCGGTTTGGATTGA
- the trxB gene encoding thioredoxin-disulfide reductase: MSGETETIYDVIIAGAGPAGMTAAVYTSRAEMKTLMLERGMPGGQVANTEDVENYPGYSHILGPDLSNKMFEHARKFGAEYAYGDIKKIEDGNQYKTIHAGNKTYKARAVIIATGAEYKQLGIPGEKEFGGRGVSYCAVCDGAFFRDKEIIVVGGGDSAVEEAVYLTRFAKKVTIVHRRDELRAQKILQQRAFLNEQIDFKWDHVVKQIHGTDGKVSNVTLANVKTGDQYDFQTDGVFVYIGLLPLNNAVKDLGITNEEGYIVTNEEMETDRVGIFAAGDIREKTLRQIVTATGDGSLAAQNAQSYVEELEKTVEA; the protein is encoded by the coding sequence ATGTCAGGAGAAACAGAGACCATTTATGATGTCATAATTGCCGGGGCAGGTCCCGCGGGCATGACTGCTGCAGTGTATACATCGCGTGCAGAAATGAAAACATTAATGCTCGAACGAGGGATGCCGGGCGGTCAGGTGGCCAACACGGAAGATGTGGAAAACTACCCCGGATATTCGCATATTCTCGGCCCCGACTTATCGAATAAAATGTTTGAGCATGCGCGTAAATTTGGTGCAGAGTATGCCTATGGAGATATTAAAAAGATCGAAGACGGAAATCAATATAAAACGATTCACGCCGGGAATAAAACGTATAAAGCACGCGCTGTGATCATTGCCACAGGTGCGGAATATAAACAATTGGGCATTCCCGGTGAAAAAGAGTTCGGGGGCCGCGGAGTGTCCTATTGTGCCGTGTGTGACGGAGCATTTTTCCGGGATAAAGAAATTATCGTCGTCGGCGGGGGCGACTCCGCTGTCGAAGAAGCCGTATATCTCACGCGTTTTGCCAAAAAGGTGACCATCGTTCATCGCCGTGATGAATTACGCGCCCAAAAAATTCTTCAACAACGGGCATTTCTCAATGAACAAATTGATTTCAAATGGGATCATGTTGTCAAACAAATCCATGGTACGGATGGAAAAGTGAGCAATGTTACCCTCGCCAATGTGAAGACCGGCGACCAATATGATTTTCAAACCGATGGCGTTTTTGTCTATATTGGTTTGCTTCCGCTCAACAACGCCGTGAAAGACTTGGGAATCACGAATGAAGAAGGGTATATCGTTACAAACGAAGAAATGGAAACCGACCGTGTCGGAATTTTTGCGGCTGGTGACATTCGCGAAAAAACGTTGCGGCAAATTGTGACAGCAACCGGTGACGGCAGTTTGGCGGCACAAAACGCACAGTCATATGTCGAAGAATTGGAGAAAACAGTCGAGGCGTAA
- a CDS encoding NUDIX domain-containing protein — translation MRRVANCVLTHNDRVLLLQKPRRNWVVAPGGKMEDGETPLATVRREFMEETGLQLLNPQLRAVSTIVIQERYAKVSEWMMFSFLAHKHKGEMLERSPEGQLFWEEKTNVLSFPMALGDQDLFKHLLGKQGMLFGTFYYTPDYELLDAKLETV, via the coding sequence ATGCGGCGTGTGGCAAACTGCGTGTTGACACATAATGATCGGGTTTTGTTATTGCAAAAGCCCAGAAGAAACTGGGTGGTCGCCCCGGGAGGGAAGATGGAGGATGGAGAAACCCCACTTGCCACCGTGCGCAGAGAGTTCATGGAAGAGACCGGATTACAACTGCTGAACCCACAGTTACGGGCAGTTTCTACGATTGTCATTCAGGAAAGATACGCGAAAGTTTCCGAGTGGATGATGTTTTCTTTTCTTGCGCATAAACATAAAGGGGAAATGTTGGAACGCTCACCTGAAGGCCAATTGTTTTGGGAAGAGAAAACGAACGTGCTTTCTTTTCCGATGGCCTTGGGAGACCAGGATTTATTTAAACATCTTTTGGGAAAACAAGGAATGTTGTTCGGCACATTTTATTACACGCCTGATTACGAGTTGCTTGACGCTAAGCTCGAAACAGTGTGA
- the rapZ gene encoding RNase adapter RapZ gives MKDDIQIVVITGMSGAGKTVTVQSLEDLGFFCIDNLPPALIPKLLDLVEGGSMNRVALVMDLRGREFFEQVFSAVSMLGDKPNLHTHILFLDAEDSKLVQRFKETRRSHPLAPAGPLLDGIKEERQILDEIKGRARYHIDTTALSPRELRAEINKFFTAPEELTFSVHFMSFGFKRGVPIDADLVFDVRFLPNPHYIERMRPLTGMDSDVAEYVMKWTDTKEFLAKLEDMLTFLLPLYKQEGKSQVIVAIGCTGGNHRSVALVEHLSDVYSGNYQVYKSHREHKDRGETNE, from the coding sequence GTGAAAGATGATATCCAGATCGTTGTCATTACCGGAATGTCGGGGGCAGGGAAAACGGTTACCGTTCAAAGCCTTGAAGATCTCGGGTTTTTTTGCATCGATAATTTGCCGCCGGCATTGATCCCGAAATTATTGGATCTCGTCGAAGGCGGTTCGATGAACCGTGTGGCCCTCGTCATGGATTTACGCGGCCGGGAATTTTTTGAACAAGTGTTTTCGGCGGTGAGTATGCTTGGAGACAAACCGAATCTGCACACGCATATTTTATTTCTCGATGCAGAGGACAGCAAGCTTGTGCAGCGATTTAAAGAAACAAGACGCTCGCACCCATTAGCTCCGGCAGGCCCACTGTTGGATGGCATTAAAGAAGAACGGCAGATCCTGGACGAGATCAAAGGGAGAGCACGTTACCATATTGATACGACAGCGCTTTCCCCTCGCGAACTACGGGCGGAAATTAACAAGTTCTTCACCGCTCCCGAGGAGCTGACTTTCAGTGTTCACTTTATGTCCTTTGGGTTTAAACGCGGAGTTCCGATTGATGCTGATCTTGTTTTTGATGTCCGTTTTTTGCCGAATCCCCATTATATTGAACGGATGCGCCCGTTAACCGGGATGGATTCGGATGTGGCCGAGTATGTGATGAAGTGGACGGACACGAAGGAATTTTTGGCAAAACTTGAAGACATGCTTACTTTTCTGTTGCCGCTGTATAAGCAAGAGGGGAAGAGCCAGGTGATCGTCGCTATCGGCTGCACGGGCGGGAATCATCGTTCCGTGGCACTTGTGGAGCATTTGTCCGACGTTTATTCCGGGAATTACCAAGTATATAAAAGCCATCGTGAACATAAGGACAGGGGAGAAACAAACGAGTGA
- a CDS encoding gluconeogenesis factor YvcK family protein: MVVIGGGTGLSVLLRGLKTYSVDLSAIVTVADDGGSSGRLRKELNVPPPGDVRNVLVALAEVEPLIERLFQHRFENGEGLSGHSLGNLLIAGMTSITGDFARGISELSAVLNVRGTVLPASNNSIELVARMTDGSVVRGESNIPKAGKKIDKMILDPEFPEALPASIQAIRQADKIIMGPGSLYTSVLPNLLVPGIAEEISRSPADKIYICNVMTQKGETDGFTASDHIKALHAHIGDSMIEQVFTHDGNISSEMIERYAEEGSEAVICDEGSLKSLGLDVVQDDFIHTDGPVLRHNAEKIARMILEG; the protein is encoded by the coding sequence ATGGTTGTCATCGGAGGCGGTACGGGACTGTCCGTGTTATTGCGGGGACTAAAAACCTATTCCGTAGACCTATCGGCGATCGTTACCGTAGCCGATGATGGAGGAAGCTCGGGACGGTTGCGCAAGGAATTAAATGTGCCGCCGCCCGGGGATGTTCGGAATGTGTTGGTGGCACTGGCGGAAGTTGAACCATTAATTGAGCGGTTATTTCAGCATCGATTTGAAAATGGAGAAGGACTCAGCGGGCATTCGCTCGGCAATTTGCTAATCGCGGGCATGACATCCATCACCGGTGATTTTGCCCGCGGCATCAGCGAGCTTAGCGCTGTGCTCAATGTGCGCGGAACGGTGTTGCCCGCGTCAAATAACAGCATTGAGCTCGTGGCAAGGATGACCGATGGCAGTGTCGTTCGGGGGGAATCCAATATTCCGAAGGCAGGGAAAAAAATCGACAAAATGATCCTTGACCCCGAATTTCCCGAGGCACTTCCGGCAAGCATTCAGGCAATTCGACAAGCGGATAAAATTATTATGGGGCCGGGAAGCTTATATACCAGTGTGTTACCCAATTTGCTCGTGCCCGGGATTGCTGAGGAGATAAGCCGATCGCCAGCGGATAAAATTTACATTTGCAATGTTATGACGCAAAAAGGGGAAACAGATGGGTTTACCGCTTCCGATCATATCAAGGCGTTGCATGCCCATATCGGGGATTCGATGATTGAACAAGTTTTCACCCATGACGGAAACATTTCATCGGAAATGATCGAGCGATATGCAGAGGAAGGTTCGGAAGCTGTGATTTGTGATGAAGGTTCTTTAAAATCACTTGGCTTGGATGTGGTTCAAGATGATTTCATTCATACAGACGGCCCGGTGTTGCGCCATAATGCCGAAAAAATCGCCCGGATGATTCTGGAGGGCTAA
- the whiA gene encoding DNA-binding protein WhiA, whose protein sequence is MTKKELTQIRADDCCVKAELSALIQMVGALQVSESRATLDITTENAAIARRFYTLLKQRYENMKAELVVRKKMQLRKNNIYIVRVYRLVEEILADTNLRADGHTFTQSISAHTFKDNCCKRAYLRGAFLAGGSINHPETSSYHLELFSYYKEHNQSLLGLISEFDLDARVLERKKGYIVYIKESEKITEFLNIIGAHQALLYFEDVRIVKDMRNSVNRLVNCETANLNKTVGAALRQVENIQLVAREIGLESLPPKVREMAELRVKHQDVTLKELGDMAESGKVSKSGVNHRLRKIDELAERIRNRESLPQG, encoded by the coding sequence ATGACAAAAAAAGAGCTTACGCAAATTCGTGCAGATGATTGCTGTGTAAAAGCGGAACTTTCCGCGCTCATTCAGATGGTTGGTGCGCTCCAGGTTTCGGAATCGCGCGCGACTTTGGATATAACAACCGAGAACGCCGCGATTGCGCGAAGGTTTTATACGCTTCTGAAGCAGCGTTATGAAAACATGAAGGCCGAACTCGTCGTTCGTAAAAAAATGCAATTAAGAAAGAACAATATTTACATCGTTCGGGTATATCGTCTCGTGGAAGAAATTTTAGCGGATACAAACCTGAGAGCCGATGGGCATACGTTTACACAGTCCATTTCAGCACATACATTCAAGGATAACTGTTGCAAAAGAGCGTATTTGCGCGGAGCTTTTCTCGCGGGCGGGTCCATTAATCATCCGGAGACGTCTTCCTATCATTTGGAATTGTTTTCCTATTATAAAGAGCACAATCAATCATTGCTGGGACTAATATCGGAATTTGATCTGGATGCCCGTGTACTGGAGCGGAAAAAAGGGTATATTGTTTACATTAAGGAAAGTGAGAAAATCACTGAATTCCTTAACATTATCGGTGCCCATCAAGCATTGCTTTATTTTGAAGATGTACGGATTGTGAAAGATATGCGTAACTCTGTTAATCGGCTTGTGAACTGCGAGACGGCAAATTTAAACAAAACGGTAGGGGCCGCCTTGCGGCAAGTGGAAAATATACAACTTGTCGCGCGAGAAATCGGCCTGGAAAGTTTGCCTCCCAAAGTTCGTGAAATGGCGGAACTCCGGGTGAAACACCAGGATGTTACCTTAAAAGAACTGGGAGATATGGCAGAAAGCGGGAAGGTAAGCAAATCCGGGGTCAATCATCGGTTGCGAAAAATTGACGAACTGGCTGAACGAATTCGCAATCGTGAATCGTTGCCACAAGGGTAA
- a CDS encoding HPr family phosphocarrier protein has protein sequence MVERDVEVKLKMGLQARPAALFVQEANRFHADINVIKGTHETNAKSIMGVMSLAVRKGATIRISADGGDEEEAVEALAEFVSEE, from the coding sequence ATGGTCGAGCGTGACGTGGAAGTGAAGTTAAAAATGGGCTTGCAGGCGCGGCCTGCCGCTTTATTCGTGCAGGAAGCGAATCGCTTCCATGCGGATATAAACGTTATAAAAGGGACGCATGAGACCAACGCCAAAAGTATTATGGGAGTGATGAGCCTCGCCGTTCGCAAAGGAGCAACCATTCGCATATCTGCAGATGGCGGCGATGAGGAAGAAGCGGTAGAGGCGCTTGCGGAATTTGTGAGTGAGGAATAA
- the clpP gene encoding ATP-dependent Clp endopeptidase proteolytic subunit ClpP, whose protein sequence is MHLIPTVIEQTNRGERAYDIYSRLLKDRIVMLGSGIDDNVANTIVAQLLFLQAEDPDKDISLYINSPGGSISAGMAIYDTMQYITPKVSTICIGMAASMGAFLLNAGEVGQRFALPNSEIMIHQPLGGTQGQASDIEIHTRRILEMRKRLNNIFAERTGQPLEVIERDTDRDNFMTAPEAKDYGLIDQIFEKNDSKQ, encoded by the coding sequence ATGCATCTAATACCAACAGTTATTGAACAAACAAACCGAGGAGAACGGGCTTATGATATTTATTCGCGTCTGTTAAAAGACCGTATCGTCATGCTCGGATCAGGGATCGATGACAATGTGGCCAATACCATCGTCGCTCAATTGCTTTTCCTCCAAGCGGAAGATCCGGACAAGGATATCTCCCTTTATATTAACAGCCCGGGGGGCTCCATTTCCGCCGGCATGGCCATTTATGATACGATGCAATACATTACACCGAAGGTCTCGACCATTTGCATCGGCATGGCTGCCTCCATGGGTGCTTTCCTATTAAACGCCGGTGAAGTCGGTCAGCGTTTCGCCCTCCCGAACAGTGAAATTATGATTCACCAACCGCTTGGCGGCACACAAGGGCAGGCTTCCGATATTGAAATTCATACCCGCCGTATTCTGGAAATGCGGAAACGGTTGAACAACATCTTTGCCGAGCGAACGGGCCAACCTCTCGAAGTCATTGAACGTGACACGGACCGCGATAACTTTATGACTGCACCGGAAGCAAAAGATTACGGGCTTATCGATCAAATCTTTGAGAAAAATGATAGCAAACAATAA
- the rpoN gene encoding RNA polymerase factor sigma-54, which produces MNLEMGLIQQQTMKLVMTQQLRQAISLLQYSSLELSEYIEAQALENPLLDIGDSNRDEVIRDSPVLWQDREESSGEQGKDPFIDRLGNERQGLTVHLMDQLRMLDCREKTKEQLEYFIHNIDENGYLIVNEQEAAIELGITPDRFHELSAILQHFDPLGVGARSLSECLLLQLQALPEEHPVIETIVRHYLQAFAGKKWKWLAEEMQITLEEIQEAHDFIQTLNPRPAQGFSESEAEYIMPDVYIEKHNGEWAVILNDDSLPKIRLNRQYRNLLHQKSDKETFDYAHSKYKQLVWLLKSIDQRQQTIRAVTEAIVEYQPNFLESGELRPMTLKHIAERADVHESTVSRTTNGKYVQTPRGCYELKAFFSKGVSGNAGEDVSASMVKQSIRCWIEQENKQKPISDQKIADRFKQDEGIKISRRAIAKYRDELNIPASSKRKRFA; this is translated from the coding sequence ATGAACCTTGAAATGGGACTAATTCAACAACAAACAATGAAACTCGTGATGACCCAGCAATTGCGCCAGGCAATTTCCTTGTTACAATACTCCTCACTGGAATTGTCTGAATATATAGAAGCACAAGCATTGGAGAATCCACTGTTGGATATCGGCGATTCAAACAGGGATGAGGTGATCCGGGATAGCCCTGTGTTATGGCAAGATCGTGAGGAAAGCAGTGGGGAGCAGGGAAAAGACCCGTTCATTGATCGTTTGGGGAATGAGCGGCAAGGGTTAACGGTTCATTTGATGGATCAACTTCGAATGCTTGATTGCCGAGAGAAGACAAAAGAACAGCTAGAATATTTCATCCATAATATCGATGAAAACGGTTATTTAATTGTTAATGAACAAGAAGCGGCCATTGAACTCGGCATCACCCCCGACCGTTTCCATGAATTAAGCGCCATTTTGCAACACTTTGATCCCCTTGGCGTAGGGGCGCGTTCGTTATCGGAATGTCTGCTTTTGCAGTTGCAAGCACTTCCTGAGGAGCACCCGGTGATTGAAACGATTGTCCGCCATTATTTGCAAGCGTTTGCAGGAAAAAAATGGAAATGGCTTGCGGAAGAAATGCAAATCACACTCGAAGAAATACAAGAGGCCCATGATTTTATTCAGACGCTTAATCCACGCCCTGCCCAAGGGTTTAGTGAAAGCGAAGCGGAATATATTATGCCGGATGTCTATATAGAAAAGCACAATGGCGAATGGGCCGTTATTTTAAATGATGATTCTTTGCCGAAGATTCGCTTGAATCGCCAATATCGGAATCTCCTTCATCAAAAAAGCGATAAAGAAACGTTTGATTATGCCCATTCCAAATACAAACAACTCGTCTGGCTGTTGAAAAGCATTGACCAACGGCAACAAACGATTCGCGCCGTAACAGAAGCGATCGTTGAATATCAACCAAATTTTTTGGAGAGTGGCGAGCTGCGCCCGATGACGCTCAAACATATTGCTGAACGGGCAGACGTTCATGAATCAACGGTTTCACGAACGACGAACGGGAAGTATGTACAAACGCCCCGCGGCTGTTATGAATTAAAAGCATTTTTCAGTAAAGGGGTCTCCGGTAATGCCGGCGAAGACGTTTCGGCATCGATGGTGAAACAGTCCATCCGTTGTTGGATTGAACAAGAGAATAAACAAAAACCAATCTCTGACCAGAAAATCGCCGATCGCTTTAAACAGGATGAAGGGATAAAGATTTCTCGGCGCGCGATCGCCAAATACCGTGATGAACTTAACATTCCGGCTTCATCCAAACGAAAACGTTTTG